A genomic window from Mycteria americana isolate JAX WOST 10 ecotype Jacksonville Zoo and Gardens unplaced genomic scaffold, USCA_MyAme_1.0 Scaffold_42, whole genome shotgun sequence includes:
- the LOC142403698 gene encoding ubiquitin carboxyl-terminal hydrolase 42-like encodes MAPPQRILFPPEKICMDWQQRQRVGAGLYNLGNTCFLNSVLQCLTYTPPLANYLLSREHSQSCRQQGFCMMCIMEAHVNKVLRASVRVIQPSAVITVLTRIGEHFRLGMQEDAHEFLRYTVDAMQRACLSGSSDLDISSQATTIVHQIFGGFLRSRVTCLSCKAVSDSYEAFLDVPLHIKAASSVTAALQDFVKPERLDGENCFKCSKCDKMVAASKRFTVHRAPKVLTVCLKRFEDFTGRKIGKLVEYPEYLDLRPYMSQTAGEPLLYTLYAVLVHSGGSCHAGHYFCYTKASNGLWYEMNDASVDGRGIDTVLRQQAYLLFYVR; translated from the exons ATGGCTCCGCCACaaaggatcctctttcccccCGAGAAGatttgcatggactggcagcaaagacagagagtgGGAGCGGGACTCTacaacctgggcaatacgtgcttcctcaactccgtcctgcagtgcctgacgtacaccccccctctggccaactacctgctctcgcgtgagcacagccagtcgt gtcgtcagcaaggcttctgcatgatgtgcataatggaagcgcaCGTTAACAAGGTCCTGCGTGCCTCAGTGAGGGTCATCCAGCCTAGCGCTGTCATCactgtcctcacac GCATAGGAGAACATTTCCGGCTTGGCatgcaggaagacgcccacgagtTCCTGCGCtatactgtcgatgccatgcagagagcttgTCTGAGCGGAAGCAGCGA cttggacatctcttctcaagcaactaccatcgtccatcaaatctttgggggctttctgagatccagag TCACATGCTTGAGCTGCAAAGCCGTTTCCGATTCCTACGAGGCCTTCCTGGATGTCCCTTtgcatataaaa gcagcctcatctgtcaccgcagctctgcaggactttgtgaaacccgagcggCTGGAtggcgaaaactgctttaaatgtagcaa gtgtgacaagatggttgccgcctccaagaggttcaCAGTCCATCGCGCACCCAAGGTTCTCACGGTGTGCCTCAAAAGGTTTGAAGATTTCACCGGCAGGAAGATCGGCAAG CTTGTGGAGTaccccgagtacttggatcttcggccatacatgtctcagacagctggagaaccactCCTCTACACCTTATATGCCGTCCTGGTCCATAGCGGTGGCAGCTGTCATGcgggacactatttctgctacacaaag gccagcaacggactgtggtacgAGATGAACGACGCGTCTGTGGATGGTCGTGGCATCGACACAGTTCTCAGGCAGCAAGCCTATctgctgttttatgtcaggtag
- the LOC142403699 gene encoding LOW QUALITY PROTEIN: uncharacterized protein LOC142403699 (The sequence of the model RefSeq protein was modified relative to this genomic sequence to represent the inferred CDS: substituted 1 base at 1 genomic stop codon), with the protein MSSHMAVATKEQPASMRRTKMDFWNGMEHTFMMPSITSKGTGIHRHHRSVVMANSCSVATAMILYICQCATAQGVLEGXELAVAERDLIFLCFPERTAVWDAVAGYVQEELLLRKGVRIPALGSFDVVPKWIQVGDEAVIIQRPVFRLARSLAGVHNLRDNKDYLPGNKELEPLKYAKVAAAASVSRRKVEACIQGTMSLLSHCLGKGENVALVLRDIGLLLIEGMRVQMKFFYNFLERMSGKENLEKAAFEVPQLLDMVVSQVVPVASLTFSGRVIIFPEFELEFVPKPPPRAPVKHLRKVPGEDKRKEEEVLPALRQGKKVGFAELPLPARSSSTPNEAPQLWEMKEIEKRKKSRVRWLPLIPGDSSGKKQPVTSQPKGKSKLEGQASKQS; encoded by the exons ATGAGCTCCCACATGGCTGTCGCCACCAAGGAGCAACCCGCCAGCATGAGGCGGACCAAGATGGACTTCTGGAACGGGATGGAGCACACCTTCATGATGCCCAGCATCACCAGCAAAGGTACAGGCATCCACAGGCACCACAGGAGTGTGGTCATGGCCAACAGTTGCAGCGTTGC GACAGCAATGATACTTTACATCTGCCAATGCGCCACAGCTCAGGGGGTGTTGGAGGGTTGAGAGCTGGCAGTCGCAGAGCGTGacctgattttcctttgctttccagagcgaACAGCCGTCTGGGACGCAGTGGCCGGCTATGTTCAAGAAGAGCTCTTGCTGCGCAAG GGGGTCCGGATTCCCGCCCTTGGCTCCTTCGATGTTGTCCCCAAATGGATTCAGGTTGGGGACGAGGCCGTGATTATCCAGAGGCCCGTGTTTCGGTTGGCCAGGAGCCTTGCAGGTGTCCACAACCTCAGGGACAACAAGGACTACCTGCCTG GCAATAAGGAGCTGGAGCCCCTCAAATACGCCAAGGTGGCCGCAGCCGCCTCTGTGTCCCGACGGAAAGTGGAGGCCTGCATCCAAGGCACCATGTCCCTCCTCTctcactgcctggggaagggggagaacgtCGCCCTTGTCCTGAGGGACATAGGCTTGCTTCTCATCGAAGGCATGAGagtacaaatgaaatttttttacaacttcCTGGAGAGGATGTCTGGGAAGGAGaacttggaaaaagctgcttttgag gtcccccagctgctggacaTGGTGGTGTCCCAGGTGGTACCTGTGgcctcactgacattttctggCCGTGTCATCATCTTTCCTGA GTTTGAACTGGAGTTTGTGCCCAAACCACCACCCAGGGCCCCTGTCAAGCACTTGAGAAAAGTCCCTGGTGAGGACAAGCGGAAGGAGGAAGAGGTTTTGCCAGCTCTCAGGCAGGGCAAAAAAG TGGGATTTGCTGAACTGCCCTTGCCTGCCCGTTCAAGCTCGACTCCTAATGAAGCCCCACAGCTCTGGGAAATGAAGGAGatagagaagaggaagaagtctcgGGTCAG GTGGCTGCCACTGATCCCAGGGGActcctctggaaaaaaacagcctgTGACCAGCCAACCCAAGGGCAAATCCAAGCTCGAAGGCCAAGCGTCAAAGCAGAGTTGA